Proteins from a single region of Oryza brachyantha chromosome 6, ObraRS2, whole genome shotgun sequence:
- the LOC102706206 gene encoding cadmium/zinc-transporting ATPase HMA2 — protein sequence MGDATAGGKYQKSYFDVLGICCPSEVPLVEKLLQPLEGVQKVTVIVPSRTVIVVHDAAAVSQAQIVKALNQARLEASVRAYGTGSEKITNKWPSPYVLLCGVLLVVSLFEHFWHPLKWFALGAAAAGLPPILLRSFAAIRRLTLDVNILMLIAVAGAIALKDYSEAGFIVFLFTTAEWLETRASHKATAGMSALMSMTPQKAVLAETGEVVAARDVKVNTIIAVKAGEVIPIDGVVVDGRSEVDESTLTGESFPVSKQPDSEVWAGTLNIDGYIAVRTTAMADNSAVAKMARLVEEAQNSRSNTQRVIDTCAKYYTPAVVVMSGSVAAIPAIVKVHNLKHWFQLALVLLVSACPCALVLSTPIATFCALLRAARTGLLIKGGDVLESLASIKVAAFDKTGTITRGEFSVEEFQVVGEHVTMQQLLYWVSSIESRSSHPMAAVLVDYSQSKSVEPKSDNVTEFQIYPGEGIYGEIDGSGVYIGNKRILSRASCETVPDMKDMKGVTVGYVVCNNELIGVFTLSDSCRTGSAEAIKELRSLGIKSVMLTGDSTAAATYAQNQLGNILSEVHAELLPEDKVRLVGELKEKDGPTLMIGDGMNDAPALAKADVGVSMGVSGSAVAMETSHITLMSNDIRRIPKAVRLARRTHRTIIVNIVFSVITKLAIVGLAFAGHPLIWAAVLADVGTCLLVIMYSMLLLREKDSGKAKKGCASHHASAKKCCSSSHHGSHAKKNHGTSHHCSDGPCKSAVSCKDSSAAKHACHDHHHEHNHSEAPVHKHSSKQHDCHDHDHDHGHGHDHSTETSNVHGTKKHDCHGHEHSHALPPTSDHACHGHEHSHHEEHGVLHSTGEHACHEHEHVHCDEPIGSHSAGEHGCHDHEVHEHHCCDEQQTQHTEDMHPCHDHKHDNVIEEVKDCHAELPHHHSHCCHEPHDQAKNAADSVQEHKISIIEPSDHHEHHQHEHQHSKDHKEAGDCGHHQKAKDCVPHPTDCSIKGCGSKGKDTACSSLQKDHARQASQCCRSYVKCNRPRRCCSHNIVKLPEIVVE from the exons ATGGGGGACGCGACGGCGGGGGGCAAGTACCAGAAGAGCTACTTCGACGTGCTGGGGATTTGCTGCCCGTCGGAGGTGCCGCTCGTCGAGAAGCTGCTGCAGCCGCTGGAGGGGGTCCAGAAGGTCACCGTGATCGTGCCGTCGAGGACCGTCATCGTCGtccacgacgccgccgccgtctcccaaGCCCAAATCG TCAAGGCACTGAACCAGGCGCGGCTGGAGGCGTCGGTGCGGGCTTACGGGACTGGCTCGGAGAAGATCACCAACAAATGGCCAAGCCCGTATGTTCTTCTCTGTGGAGTTCTTCTGGTTGTGTCGCTGTTCGAGCATTTCTGGCACCCGCTCAAGTGGTTTGCGCTgggagcggcggccgccggcttGCCGCCGATCTTGCTGAGGAGCTTTGCTGCTATCCGGAGGCTCACCCTGGATGTCAACATACTCATGCTGATTGCTG tTGCTGGAGCAATAGCTCTCAAGGACTATTCTGAGGCTGGCTTCATTGTCTTCCTCTTCACTACAGCTGAATGGCTTGAGACCAGAGCAAGCCACAAG GCCACTGCTGGGATGTCGGCTCTAATGAGCATGACACCACAAAAGGCTGTTCTGGCAGAGACTGGGGAGGTGGTTGCGGCCCGGGATGTGAAGGTCAATACAATAATAGCTGTCAAGGCAGGGGAAGTCATTCCCATCgatggtgttgttgttgatgGGCGTAGTGAGGTCGACGAGAGCACCCTCACGGGCGAGTCCTTCCCAGTGTCCAAGCAGCCAGACTCCGAGGTCTGGGCTGGCACACTGAACATTGATG GTTACATTGCTGTGAGGACGACTGCTATGGCTGACAACTCTGCAGTGGCCAAAATGGCAAGGCTGGTTGAAGAAGCACAAAACAGTAGATCCAATACACAGAGGGTGATCGACACTTGTGCTAAGTACTACACACCTG CGGTCGTTGTCATGTCAGGATCAGTAGCAGCAATCCCTGCAATAGTGAAAGTACATAACCTCAAACACTGGTTCCAGTTGGCTCTAGTTCTTCTTGTGAGCGCTTGTCCATGTGCATTGGTACTGTCCACACCCATTGCCACCTTCTGTGCGCTACTGAGGGCCGCAAGAACAGGGCTACTCATCAAAGGAGGGGATGTCCTGGAATCCTTGGCTAGCATCAAAGTTGCTGCTTTTGACAAAACTGGTACTATTACAAGAGGAGAGTTCAGTGTTGAGGAGTTCCAGGTAGTTGGTGAACATGTTACAATGCAACAACTTCTTTACTG GGTCTCGAGCATTGAGAGTAGATCAAGTCACCCCATGGCAGCTGTCCTGGTTGATTATTCTCAATCAAAATCCGTGGAACCAAAGTCAGACAATGTTACTGAATTCCAAATTTATCCTGGTGAGGGGATATATGGTGAAATCGATGGGTCAGGCGTATATATTGGGAACAAAAGAATTTTGTCAAGAGCTTCCTGCGAAACAG TTCCGGACATGAAAGATATGAAAGGAGTTACCGTTGGATATGTGGTCTGTAACAATGAGTTGATTGGGGTATTCACTCTCTCCGATTCCTGCCGGACTGGATCTGCTGAAGCCATCAAGGAGCTAAGATCACTGGGCATTAAGTCAGTGATGCTTACAGGTGATAGCACTGCCGCTGCCACATATGCACAGAACCAG CTGGGAAATATCCTTTCTGAGGTTCATGCTGAACTTCTTCCTGAAGACAAAGTGAGACTTGTTGGTGAACTCAAGGAAAAAGATGGCCCTACACTGATGATTGGTGATGGCATGAATGATGCCCCAGCATTGGCTAAAGCTGATGTTGGAGTCTCTATGGGTGTATCTGGTTCAGCTGTTGCAATGGAGACAAGCCACATTACTCTGATGTCAAATGACATCCGCAGGATTCCAAAGGCTGTCCGGCTGGCAAGGAGGACACACCGGACAATCATCGTGAACATCGTATTCTCGGTGATTACGAAGCTTGCAATTGTTGGACTTGCATTTGCCGGACATCCTCTTATCTGGGCAGCTGTCCTTGCCGATGTTGGCACATGCTTGCTGGTGATCATGTACAGCATGCTGTTGCTGAGAGAGAAAGACAGTGGAAAGGCAAAGAAGGGCTGTGCTTCTCATCATGCATCTGCAAAGAAGTGCTGTTCTTCTTCTCATCATGGATCTCACGCAAAGAAAAATCACGGTACTTCCCACCACTGCTCAGATGGTCCGTGCAAATCAGCAGTCAGCTGCAAAGATTCGTCTGCTGCTAAGCATGCTTGCCATGATCACCACCATGAGCACAACCATTCTGAAGCGCCAGTCCACAAGCATTCTTCAAAGCAGCATGATTGCCATGACCATGACCATGACCATGGACATGGCCATGACCACTCCACAGAGACGAGCAATGTGCATGGCACCAAGAAACACGATTGCCATGGCCATGAGCATAGCCATGCTCTGCCTCCCACCAGTGATCATGCTTGCCATGGCCATGAACATAGCCACCATGAAGAACACGGTGTTTTGCACTCTACTGGCGAGCATGCTTGCCACGAGCATGAGCATGTCCATTGTGATGAGCCAATCGGCTCTCACTCTGCTGGTGAGCATGGTTGCCACGACCATGAGGTTCATGAGCATCATTGCTGCGATGAACAGCAAACTCAGCACACTGAAGATATGCACCCCTGCCATGACCATAAGCATGACAACGTGATCGAGGAAGTGAAGGACTGTCATGCTGAACTGCCCCACCACCACAGCCATTGCTGCCATGAACCCCATGACCAGGCCAAGAATGCTGCCGATTCAGTCCAAGAGCATAAGATATCAATCATTGAACCATCCGACCATCATGAGCATCATCAGCATGAGCATCAGCACAGCAAAGATCACAAAGAGGCCGGCGATTGTGGACATCATCAGAAGGCGAAAGACTGCGTTCCACACCCAACTGACTGCAGCATCAAGGGGTGCGGGAGCAAAGGTAAAGACACTGCTTGCTCAAGCTTGCAGAAGGATCATGCCAGACAGGCCAGCCAGTGCTGCAGGAGCTACGTGAAGTGCAACCGGCCCAGGAGATGCTGCAGCCACAACATTGTGAAGCTGCCTGAGATCGTAGTGGAGTAA
- the LOC102705923 gene encoding glycosyltransferase BC10-like, with translation MAPRNRTSTRRPLWIVILIAFVCAVAIGVYLYTPQNYTPCYLVSSNSCSSRPPPEPARVYTDDEIAARVVIRDIILAQPVQSKNPKIAFMFLTPSSLPFEKLWEKFFMGHEDRYTIYVHASRERPVHASPIFNGRDIRSEKVTWGTISMIDAERRLLANALQDPDNQHFVLLSESCVPLHNFDYVYSYLMETNISFVDCFDDPGPHGAGRYSDHMLPEIVKKDWRKGAQWFTVKRQHAVLILSDFLYYAKFKRYCKPGNEWHNCYSDEHYLPTLFNMVDPTGIANWSVTHVDWSEGKWHPKAYRAVDTSFELLKNISSIDESIHVSSNAKHHVQRRPCLWNGMKRPCYLFARKFYPEALDNLMNIFSNFTII, from the exons ATGGCACCGCGCAACAGGACTTCAACTAGAAGACCTCTCTGGATTGTCATCTTGATTGCTTTTGTTTGTGCAGTAGCCATTGGAGTCTACCTTTATACGCCCCAGAATTACACACCTTGTTACTTGGTATCATCAAATTCTTGTAGTTCCCGGCCTCCTCCAGAACCTGCTAGGGTTTACACTGATGATGAGATTGCTGCTCGTGTTGTCATAAGAGATATCATTTTGGCACAGCCAGTTCAGTCAAAGAATCCAAAAATTGCATTCATGTTCTTGACACCCAGTTCATTGCCTTTTGAGAAGCTTTGGGAAAAATTCTTCATG GGGCATGAAGACAGATACACCATATATGTACATGCATCAAGAGAAAGGCCTGTTCATGCAAGTCCAATATTCAATGGCAGGGATATTCGAAGTGAAAAG GTAACCTGGGGCACCATTTCAATGATTGATGCAGAGAGGAGGCTCTTGGCTAATGCACTACAAGATCCTGATAATCAGCATTTTGTCTTGCTCTCTGAGAG CTGTGTACCACTTCATAACTTCGATTATGTATATAGTTATCTTATGGAAACAAACATCAGCTTTGTTGACTG TTTTGATGATCCTGGTCCACATGGAGCTGGTAGATATTCTGACCATATGCTACCTGAAATTGTTAAGAAAGATTGGAGAAAAGGTGCACAG TGGTTCACTGTGAAACGTCAGCATGCAGTTCTTATTCTTTCTGACTTCCTTTACTATGCAAAGTTTAAGCGCTACTGTAAG CCTGGAAATGAGTGGCATAACTGCTATTCTGATGAACACTATTTGCCAACCCTCTTTAAC ATGGTTGATCCAACTGGAATTGCAAATTGGTCAGTGACGCATGTTGATTGGTCTGAAGGAAAATGGCATCCTAAAGCTTACAGGGCTGTTGACACAAGCTTTGAACTGCTTAAGAATATCTCA TCCATTGATGAGAGTATTCATGTTTCAAGCAATGCAAAG CACCACGTGCAGAGAAGACCATGCCTATGGAACGGCATGAAGAGGCCTTGCTACCTTTTCGCACGGAAGTTCTATCCCGAGGCCCTTGACAATCTGATGAACATCTTCTCGAACTTCACCATCATCTAA